A single Pseudomonas sp. MM223 DNA region contains:
- the livF_1 gene encoding High-affinity branched-chain amino acid transport ATP-binding protein LivF (*Name livF_1), with product MTHAPLAAEHAKELLGVQDIEVIYDGAILAVAGVSLRVGQGDIVALLGANGAGKSTTLKAISGLLQADRARVSRGHIRFLGQGTAGIAANRLAAQGIVHVLEGRHVFAHLTIEENLRTGGFLRKPARHELEQALERIYAWFPRLKTKRKTQAGLTSGGEQQMLAIGRALMTQPRLVLLDEPSMGLAPIIVEEIFDIVAQLNAKEGMSFLVAEQNINVALRHADYAYILENGRVAGEGAAAELAAREDLRHFYLGGKAG from the coding sequence ATGACCCACGCCCCGCTTGCTGCCGAGCACGCCAAGGAGTTGCTGGGTGTACAGGATATCGAAGTGATCTACGACGGTGCGATCCTGGCCGTGGCCGGGGTTTCCCTACGGGTCGGGCAGGGCGACATCGTCGCCTTGCTGGGCGCCAACGGGGCTGGCAAAAGCACCACGCTCAAGGCCATTTCCGGGTTGCTGCAAGCCGACCGTGCGCGGGTGAGCCGTGGGCACATCCGCTTCCTGGGCCAGGGCACCGCAGGCATTGCGGCCAACCGGCTGGCGGCTCAGGGCATTGTGCATGTGCTGGAGGGGCGACACGTGTTCGCCCACCTCACCATCGAGGAGAACCTGCGCACCGGGGGCTTCTTGCGCAAGCCGGCGCGACACGAACTGGAGCAGGCGCTGGAGCGTATCTACGCCTGGTTTCCGCGGCTGAAGACCAAGCGCAAGACCCAGGCCGGGCTGACCTCGGGCGGTGAGCAGCAGATGCTGGCCATCGGCCGCGCGCTGATGACCCAGCCGCGGCTGGTGCTGTTGGACGAGCCTTCGATGGGGCTGGCGCCGATCATCGTCGAGGAAATCTTCGACATCGTCGCCCAGCTCAATGCCAAGGAGGGCATGAGCTTTCTGGTGGCTGAGCAGAACATCAACGTTGCCCTGCGCCATGCCGACTATGCCTACATTCTGGAGAACGGCCGGGTGGCGGGTGAGGGCGCTGCTGCCGAGCTGGCTGCGCGCGAAGACCTGCGGCATTTCTACCTGGGGGGCAAGGCTGGTTGA